Proteins from one Prevotella sp. E2-28 genomic window:
- a CDS encoding C-GCAxxG-C-C family protein has protein sequence MTDQELDERVQRAVDNFMAGYGCCQSVVAAFSDLYGLDDTMAKKIGAGFGGGVGRMRMMCGAVSGIVILVGLDCGQTEGSDREGKSACYKVVQELLEKSKQENGSIICAEILGIQGHEKASSSYVASARTAEYYKKRPCAAKVESAARIFANYLKNKG, from the coding sequence ATGACTGATCAAGAATTAGACGAGCGCGTACAGCGCGCTGTTGATAATTTCATGGCCGGATATGGCTGCTGCCAAAGTGTGGTGGCAGCCTTTTCCGACCTTTATGGTTTAGACGACACCATGGCCAAGAAGATTGGTGCTGGCTTTGGTGGCGGTGTAGGCCGTATGCGCATGATGTGTGGTGCCGTGTCGGGCATCGTCATCCTCGTTGGTCTAGATTGCGGACAGACAGAAGGCAGCGATCGCGAAGGCAAATCAGCCTGTTATAAAGTGGTGCAGGAGTTGCTGGAGAAGTCGAAACAGGAGAATGGCAGCATCATCTGTGCCGAGATACTTGGCATTCAAGGCCACGAAAAAGCGAGCTCAAGCTATGTTGCTTCAGCCCGCACTGCAGAATATTATAAGAAAAGGCCTTGCGCTGCCAAAGTGGAGAGCGCAGCCCGTATCTTTGCTAATTACCTAAAGAACAAAGGCTAG
- the dnaG gene encoding DNA primase, giving the protein MIDRATVDKIIDAARIVDVVGEFVTLKKSGVNYKGLCPFHDDRNPSFMVSPSKNICHCFVCGKGGTPANFLMEHEQITYPEALRWLAKKYNIEIVEKELTDEEREAQSERESMFIVNEWAKDWFHDILKNDPDGIAIGKQYFRSRGIRDDIIEKFQLGYSPQKRDALTVAAQAKGYKSEFLVKTGLCIENEKGAYDRYSGRAIFPWFNVSGKVVAFGGRVLDSRTKGVAQKYVNSPDSEIYHKERELYGIYQAKKAIVKEDRVFMVEGYTDVIAMHQAGIENVVANSGTALSTYQIHMLHRFTNNITLLYDGDEAGIHAAMRGTDMLLEDGMNIKVLLLPDGDDPDSFARKHSTEELKRYIEENQTDFITFKSRLTVENVTDPVKRSEAIGGIVKSISVIPDQILRSTYLSDFAHRINMKEQTLVAEMNKYIRKGLEDKEKDKRNITPNTNPIGDGGFADEGNTYPQEQLAQDAPLTLHTPAEQASSVEVLLVREIVRHGEEIIFNDVETEDGQKISLSVSQYIDFDLSQDGLKMASPLHRQILSEAVAHQGEPGFKAETYFCSHPDMQISQLATSLAIDRHQLGGRFEMKDREDTLCQRVLHLVMDYRLDIVESRLKEIQRELLQVGRDRDRMMELLKEHKETKEIRDALAKRLGTDLVV; this is encoded by the coding sequence ATGATAGACAGAGCGACGGTTGATAAGATTATCGATGCTGCCCGTATCGTTGACGTGGTGGGTGAGTTCGTGACACTCAAGAAGAGTGGCGTGAACTATAAGGGCTTGTGTCCTTTCCACGATGATCGTAACCCGTCGTTTATGGTGTCGCCGTCGAAGAATATCTGCCACTGCTTCGTATGTGGTAAGGGCGGCACGCCTGCCAACTTCCTCATGGAACACGAGCAGATAACCTATCCAGAGGCCCTGCGGTGGTTGGCTAAGAAATACAACATCGAAATTGTAGAGAAGGAACTGACTGACGAGGAGCGTGAGGCTCAGAGCGAGCGCGAGTCGATGTTCATTGTCAACGAATGGGCGAAGGACTGGTTCCATGATATTCTGAAGAACGACCCTGACGGCATTGCCATAGGAAAGCAGTATTTCCGCAGTCGTGGCATCCGTGATGACATCATAGAGAAGTTCCAATTGGGCTATTCGCCGCAGAAACGCGATGCACTGACTGTGGCTGCGCAGGCGAAGGGCTATAAGTCGGAGTTCCTAGTGAAGACAGGACTTTGCATCGAGAATGAGAAGGGCGCTTATGATCGCTATAGCGGTCGTGCCATCTTCCCTTGGTTCAATGTGAGTGGTAAGGTGGTAGCCTTTGGTGGTCGTGTGTTGGATAGCCGAACGAAGGGCGTGGCTCAGAAATACGTGAACTCGCCCGACTCGGAAATCTATCACAAGGAACGTGAACTCTATGGTATCTATCAAGCCAAGAAGGCTATTGTAAAGGAAGACCGTGTGTTCATGGTGGAGGGTTATACCGATGTTATCGCTATGCATCAGGCTGGTATCGAGAACGTGGTGGCTAATAGTGGTACGGCATTGTCAACCTATCAGATTCACATGCTCCATCGCTTCACCAATAATATCACCTTGTTGTATGATGGTGATGAGGCTGGTATCCATGCAGCGATGCGAGGCACGGATATGCTGTTGGAAGACGGTATGAATATCAAGGTGTTGCTGCTCCCTGATGGTGACGACCCCGATTCCTTTGCACGCAAGCACTCTACGGAGGAACTGAAACGCTATATTGAGGAGAACCAGACGGACTTTATTACCTTTAAGAGTCGCCTGACGGTAGAGAATGTGACTGATCCCGTGAAGCGTTCAGAGGCTATTGGCGGCATTGTGAAGAGTATCTCCGTGATACCCGACCAGATTCTCCGTTCTACTTACCTTTCAGACTTTGCTCATCGTATCAATATGAAGGAGCAGACCCTTGTGGCTGAGATGAATAAATACATCCGCAAGGGCTTGGAGGACAAGGAAAAGGATAAGAGAAATATCACTCCTAACACCAATCCTATTGGTGATGGAGGTTTTGCAGACGAGGGGAATACTTATCCTCAGGAACAGCTCGCTCAGGACGCACCCCTTACACTGCATACACCTGCAGAACAGGCTTCTTCTGTTGAAGTCCTTCTCGTACGAGAGATAGTACGACATGGAGAGGAGATTATTTTTAACGATGTAGAGACCGAGGATGGTCAGAAGATCTCTCTCTCGGTATCGCAATATATAGACTTCGACTTGTCTCAAGACGGGTTGAAAATGGCTTCACCCTTGCACAGGCAGATATTATCTGAGGCTGTGGCCCATCAAGGTGAGCCTGGCTTCAAGGCCGAGACATATTTCTGTAGTCATCCTGATATGCAGATTAGCCAGTTGGCTACCAGCCTGGCTATCGACCGTCATCAGTTGGGAGGACGATTTGAAATGAAAGACCGAGAAGATACTCTTTGCCAGCGTGTGCTCCATCTGGTGATGGACTATCGCTTGGATATTGTAGAATCAAGACTAAAGGAAATACAGCGCGAACTGTTGCAGGTGGGCCGCGACAGAGACCGCATGATGGAATTATTAAAAGAACATAAGGAAACCAAAGAGATTCGTGATGCTCTGGCAAAACGTCTGGGCACAGATCTCGTTGTCTAA
- a CDS encoding ATP-binding protein: MIRLINRNQYKRTALSLVTLLWGLSLSAATSPQQRIDSLRETLAQQEGEQKLKTLEDIYKASLSVGDFNLQLECLDQWQKEASSQGNAASEAEARVDRILDYFNEADYDTIFVLAPEMMEFCKEHKLQRKRMQAWHMLVGVYHVTGQYNRALNEVKQMYDEAHKIKSDYGESMAYFNIGNIYYSMGHYEESIEAFAKCVPLMETIDKEVLLEIYPFYCDALEAMKQYDKLVDVTNDWWKVIDKKLKSGDELDKDVILSNYYIGCAQGRMGKNQLAEAEEMLQNAAKHILAKDSYEWMYLLFYRAKLCMLQGRYAEALQWNAERLKMCSVIDDKPTLVPVHKQRADILMMAGHYKEAAEMYARTYELSDSLNKATTRTQLNELRTIFRVDELEEANALRENQLEEMEIRSALQRSRFMTILTALAALTLLIIMLIIYYAARRLKQKNRELAKNNQELMVAHERAEASLKMKTDFIHQISHEIRTPLNVLSGFSQILTGKAGSLDDETRTSINHRIVESTDRIVNLVNKMLELSEASSETTIERTDEVTPMRIAEETVALHGIRDAELITFEWHVDDDVKDVTLLTNMKQATRTLHFLLGNAKKFMQPSGEDERQGTIRFLVSSSADSRFVQFAVEDTGIGVPAAEAEHIFDEFVQLDEYYEGAGIGLTVARSIARRLGGDVVLDTSYTSGARFVFTLPKA; encoded by the coding sequence ATGATTCGACTAATAAACCGTAATCAATATAAGAGAACAGCCTTGTCGCTTGTTACGCTGCTGTGGGGATTGAGCCTTTCGGCTGCTACGAGTCCGCAGCAGAGAATAGATTCATTGCGTGAAACTTTAGCTCAACAAGAGGGCGAACAGAAGCTAAAGACACTGGAGGATATCTATAAGGCTAGTTTGTCAGTAGGCGATTTTAACCTGCAACTGGAGTGTTTGGACCAATGGCAGAAAGAAGCCAGTAGTCAAGGTAATGCTGCCAGTGAGGCTGAGGCTCGTGTGGACCGTATCCTGGATTATTTTAATGAGGCTGACTATGACACTATCTTTGTGTTGGCTCCAGAGATGATGGAATTCTGCAAGGAACACAAATTGCAGAGAAAACGTATGCAGGCATGGCATATGCTGGTTGGTGTCTATCATGTCACAGGACAATATAATCGAGCTCTGAACGAGGTAAAGCAGATGTATGATGAGGCTCACAAGATAAAGTCAGACTATGGTGAGTCAATGGCCTATTTCAATATAGGTAACATTTACTATAGTATGGGTCATTATGAGGAATCGATAGAGGCATTCGCTAAGTGTGTTCCATTGATGGAGACTATTGACAAGGAAGTGCTTCTGGAAATCTATCCTTTCTATTGCGATGCCCTTGAAGCTATGAAACAATATGACAAGCTGGTGGATGTTACCAATGATTGGTGGAAGGTGATAGATAAGAAACTGAAGAGTGGCGACGAGCTCGACAAGGATGTGATCCTCTCAAATTATTATATTGGTTGCGCTCAGGGAAGAATGGGTAAGAACCAATTGGCTGAGGCAGAGGAAATGTTGCAGAATGCAGCAAAGCATATCCTGGCGAAAGATTCTTATGAATGGATGTATCTGCTGTTCTATCGTGCGAAGCTGTGTATGCTTCAAGGTCGTTATGCAGAGGCACTTCAATGGAATGCTGAGCGTCTGAAGATGTGTAGCGTCATCGATGATAAGCCCACACTGGTGCCTGTTCATAAGCAGCGCGCCGATATCCTGATGATGGCTGGTCACTATAAGGAAGCTGCAGAGATGTATGCTCGCACCTATGAATTGAGTGACTCGCTGAATAAGGCTACTACCCGTACACAACTTAATGAGTTGCGTACAATATTCAGGGTAGATGAACTGGAGGAGGCTAATGCCCTGCGTGAAAACCAGTTGGAGGAGATGGAAATCAGAAGTGCCCTGCAACGCAGCCGATTCATGACAATTTTAACAGCATTGGCAGCGCTGACATTATTGATTATCATGCTGATCATCTATTATGCAGCACGCCGATTAAAACAGAAGAACCGCGAACTGGCTAAGAATAACCAGGAACTGATGGTGGCACATGAACGAGCAGAGGCTTCTTTGAAGATGAAGACAGACTTTATCCATCAGATATCGCACGAGATTCGTACGCCACTGAATGTGTTGTCTGGTTTCTCGCAGATTCTTACAGGTAAGGCTGGCTCATTGGATGATGAAACTCGTACGAGTATCAATCACCGCATAGTAGAGAGTACTGACCGTATTGTCAATCTAGTGAACAAGATGCTGGAACTGAGTGAGGCTAGCAGTGAGACCACGATAGAACGTACGGACGAGGTGACTCCAATGCGTATTGCAGAGGAGACCGTAGCCTTGCATGGCATTCGTGATGCAGAATTGATAACCTTTGAATGGCATGTGGATGATGACGTGAAGGACGTCACGCTGCTTACGAATATGAAACAGGCTACACGTACCCTGCATTTCCTGTTGGGTAATGCAAAGAAGTTCATGCAGCCTTCTGGAGAAGATGAAAGACAGGGAACTATCCGATTCCTGGTGTCATCGTCGGCTGATAGTCGCTTTGTGCAGTTTGCTGTAGAAGATACTGGTATTGGTGTTCCTGCAGCAGAGGCAGAGCATATATTTGATGAGTTTGTACAATTAGACGAGTATTATGAGGGTGCAGGTATTGGTCTTACCGTTGCACGTTCTATTGCACGTCGTTTGGGAGGTGATGTGGTGCTCGATACGAGCTACACTAGTGGTGCCCGTTTTGTATTCACGTTGCCAAAAGCGTAA
- a CDS encoding GDSL-type esterase/lipase family protein, with protein sequence MTIMSLSLGAWAQAFDNLPDPIEDVNKVVDNTPDSIAKALMSRPKPGSTRKGSQPVMFLVGNSTMRNGTLGNGNNGQWGWGYFFPKYFDAEKIAVENQALGGMSTRTFYTDLWPAIREALKPGDWVLVSIGHNDNGEFFDQKRARAVIPGVDPDTCYVGFNQRTQKQDTVYSYGTYLRKYIQEIRAKGANPILMSLTPRDAFDNKGKIVRKPQTEWAAYIAAVEGVPFVDLNEISGAKLDSYSRWKQQYHFLGDKIHTSKFGAEMNALSAAEGIFGSCNPQLGTLKAMMRQVMGENYNDRREKGKPVVFFTGDSTVKNADKDDDGMWGWASQAQIVFDESKITLVNAARAGRSTRSFIREGLWEKVYNSLQPGDFVTIQFGHNDICPITDAKARGVIAESKDTMHVYKLDNGTYEVVYSFGWYLKKMIDDCREKGATPILVSLTPRNEWPGGKVERRDGSYGKWYREVVEETGVEFVDLHNISADFLDKKFAKKRLSDDKEKAKAEVAQIKEKAGAAYFKKDHTHTSKLGAQMNAKSFAKGLKANGSALAKYLKK encoded by the coding sequence ATGACGATAATGAGCTTGTCGCTTGGAGCGTGGGCACAAGCCTTTGACAACCTGCCAGATCCTATTGAGGATGTGAACAAGGTTGTGGATAACACGCCCGACTCAATTGCGAAAGCGTTGATGTCGAGACCAAAGCCGGGCTCTACACGCAAGGGCTCGCAGCCTGTGATGTTTCTGGTTGGAAACTCCACGATGCGAAATGGTACTTTGGGTAATGGTAACAACGGCCAGTGGGGCTGGGGTTATTTCTTTCCAAAATATTTCGATGCAGAAAAGATTGCTGTAGAGAATCAGGCCCTAGGCGGCATGAGTACTCGCACATTCTATACGGACCTGTGGCCTGCTATCCGCGAGGCCTTGAAGCCAGGCGACTGGGTGCTTGTCTCTATTGGCCATAACGACAACGGAGAATTCTTTGACCAGAAACGAGCACGTGCCGTGATTCCTGGCGTAGATCCTGATACTTGTTATGTAGGCTTCAACCAGCGTACGCAGAAGCAAGATACTGTCTATTCATATGGTACCTACTTGCGCAAATATATTCAAGAGATTCGTGCGAAGGGGGCTAATCCCATTTTGATGTCGCTGACACCACGTGATGCCTTCGACAACAAGGGTAAGATAGTGCGCAAACCTCAGACGGAGTGGGCGGCTTATATTGCTGCCGTAGAGGGTGTGCCCTTCGTAGATTTGAATGAGATCAGTGGTGCGAAACTTGATAGCTATAGTCGCTGGAAGCAGCAGTACCACTTCTTGGGCGACAAGATTCATACCTCGAAATTCGGTGCTGAGATGAATGCCCTGAGTGCTGCTGAAGGTATCTTCGGAAGTTGTAACCCGCAACTTGGGACTTTGAAGGCCATGATGCGGCAAGTTATGGGGGAGAACTATAACGACCGTCGCGAGAAGGGTAAGCCTGTGGTATTCTTTACTGGCGATTCCACTGTAAAGAACGCTGATAAGGACGACGATGGCATGTGGGGCTGGGCCTCGCAGGCGCAGATAGTTTTTGACGAAAGCAAAATTACATTGGTGAATGCTGCTCGTGCAGGTCGCTCTACACGCAGCTTTATCCGTGAGGGCTTGTGGGAGAAGGTGTATAACTCGCTGCAACCAGGCGACTTCGTAACGATTCAGTTTGGACACAACGATATCTGTCCCATTACGGATGCGAAGGCACGTGGCGTGATAGCAGAGTCGAAGGATACGATGCACGTCTATAAACTTGATAATGGTACTTACGAAGTGGTCTATAGCTTTGGCTGGTATCTGAAGAAGATGATAGACGATTGTCGTGAGAAGGGTGCTACGCCAATCCTCGTCTCGCTGACTCCTCGTAATGAGTGGCCTGGCGGTAAGGTGGAACGTCGTGATGGCTCGTATGGAAAGTGGTATCGTGAAGTTGTAGAAGAGACAGGCGTAGAGTTTGTTGACCTGCACAACATCAGTGCCGACTTCCTGGATAAGAAGTTTGCCAAGAAACGTCTCTCAGACGACAAAGAGAAGGCTAAAGCCGAGGTGGCTCAAATCAAGGAGAAGGCGGGTGCTGCTTATTTCAAGAAGGACCACACCCACACTTCAAAACTGGGTGCGCAGATGAATGCGAAGTCGTTTGCAAAAGGTCTGAAGGCTAATGGCTCGGCACTTGCAAAATATCTGAAGAAATAA
- a CDS encoding outer membrane beta-barrel protein — protein MKKKLLMIAMALMTAVCTQAQEQEDFLRHEVAVSYGAASNSQWISAFEHIGVVVATLGSATYENESWTGPISAEYFYHPEKWIGFGGIFVYGKNTQDVMVSGSSQGEITQSYYTLMPAVKFDWLRKKYFGMYTKLGVGATIRKDNYDGESETATHFNWQASLLGIETGSPNIRAFAELGFGEQGIILGGVRYKF, from the coding sequence ATGAAGAAAAAACTATTAATGATTGCTATGGCCTTGATGACTGCTGTATGCACACAGGCACAAGAACAAGAAGATTTTTTACGTCATGAGGTTGCTGTGAGTTACGGCGCTGCATCAAACTCTCAGTGGATTAGTGCGTTTGAACATATTGGCGTTGTGGTGGCTACTTTAGGGTCAGCAACTTACGAGAATGAGAGTTGGACGGGTCCTATTTCTGCGGAGTATTTCTACCATCCAGAAAAGTGGATTGGATTTGGTGGTATCTTCGTCTATGGTAAGAATACGCAAGATGTCATGGTATCGGGTTCTTCGCAGGGTGAGATAACGCAGTCTTATTATACACTGATGCCTGCTGTGAAATTCGATTGGCTGCGCAAGAAGTACTTCGGCATGTACACTAAGTTGGGCGTAGGTGCTACGATACGTAAAGATAATTATGATGGTGAGAGCGAGACGGCTACACACTTCAACTGGCAGGCATCGCTCCTAGGCATAGAGACGGGGAGTCCTAATATTCGTGCCTTTGCAGAACTGGGCTTTGGTGAGCAGGGTATTATCCTCGGCGGTGTGAGGTATAAGTTCTGA
- a CDS encoding 6-carboxytetrahydropterin synthase, with the protein MYYIQKKLEVSASHHLVLDYESKCSNLHGHNWIITLFCRAKELNQNGMVVDFTEIKRNIKGRLDHQNLNEVLPFNPTAENIARWCVEQIPTCYRAEVQESEGNLAAYEED; encoded by the coding sequence ATGTATTACATTCAGAAAAAATTAGAAGTATCAGCCAGTCACCACTTGGTGCTGGACTATGAGAGCAAGTGCTCTAATCTGCATGGACACAACTGGATTATCACCCTTTTCTGTCGTGCAAAGGAATTGAATCAGAATGGTATGGTGGTTGACTTTACGGAGATTAAGCGTAACATCAAAGGGCGCTTGGACCATCAGAACCTGAACGAAGTTTTACCCTTTAATCCTACAGCTGAGAATATAGCTCGCTGGTGTGTGGAGCAGATTCCTACCTGCTATCGTGCTGAGGTGCAGGAGAGTGAGGGTAACTTAGCAGCCTATGAAGAGGATTAA
- a CDS encoding acyl-CoA dehydrogenase family protein — protein sequence MANYYSDHPEIGFYLNHPLMARIVELKEKGFADAKEYDYAPVDLGDAIENYKQILDITGDVAANIIEPNSESVDLEGPHLENGRMIYASKTYENLDATRKAGLWGVSMPRRYGGLNLPNAVFSMLSEMISAADAGFQNIWSLQSCIDTLYEFGSEEQRQKYIPRVCAGEGMSMDLTEPDAGSDLQRVMLKATFDEKENCWRLNGVKRFITNGDSDIHLVLARSEEGTKDGRGLSMFIYDKRQGGVDVRHIEHKLGIHGSPTCELTYKNAKAELCGSTRLGLIKYVMALMNGARLGIAAQSVGVEQEAYNEGLAYAKERQQFGDKIINFPAVYDMLSRMKAKLDAGRSLLYETAAYVDIYKCLEDIERDRKLTPEEKQELKKYQRLADAFTPLAKGMNSEYANQNAYDAISIHGGSGFIMEYKSQRLFRDARIFSIYEGTTQLQVVAAIRYITNGTMLNNIKDMLAGLEVSDSLKNLKARVEKLVPVYEEALNNVKALENQDAQDFLARRLYDMTAELVMSILILRDATKAPELFEKSANVYVRMAEEDVLGKSAYIKAFQVEDLASFKANDEKAEA from the coding sequence ATGGCAAACTATTATAGCGATCATCCTGAGATCGGGTTCTACTTGAACCACCCCCTGATGGCTCGTATCGTTGAGCTGAAGGAAAAAGGCTTTGCTGATGCAAAGGAATATGATTATGCTCCCGTTGACCTGGGCGATGCCATCGAGAACTACAAGCAGATTCTCGACATCACCGGCGACGTGGCTGCCAATATCATCGAGCCAAACTCTGAGAGCGTTGACCTCGAAGGTCCACACCTCGAGAATGGCCGTATGATCTACGCCTCTAAGACTTACGAGAACCTCGACGCCACCCGCAAGGCTGGCCTGTGGGGTGTCAGTATGCCTCGCCGTTACGGCGGTCTGAACCTGCCTAACGCTGTGTTCTCTATGCTCTCTGAGATGATTTCCGCTGCCGATGCCGGTTTCCAGAACATCTGGAGCCTGCAGAGCTGTATCGACACGCTGTATGAGTTCGGTAGCGAGGAGCAGCGCCAGAAGTACATTCCCCGCGTTTGCGCTGGTGAGGGTATGAGTATGGACCTGACGGAGCCTGATGCCGGCTCCGACCTGCAGCGCGTGATGCTGAAGGCTACCTTCGACGAGAAGGAGAACTGCTGGCGCCTGAACGGTGTGAAGCGCTTCATCACCAACGGTGATAGCGACATCCACCTCGTGCTGGCTCGTTCTGAGGAGGGCACCAAGGACGGACGTGGTCTGTCAATGTTCATCTACGACAAGCGCCAGGGCGGTGTTGACGTTCGTCACATCGAGCACAAGCTGGGTATCCACGGCTCACCAACCTGTGAGCTCACCTATAAGAACGCTAAGGCAGAGCTCTGCGGTAGCACACGCCTGGGTCTTATCAAGTACGTTATGGCTCTGATGAACGGTGCCCGTCTGGGTATCGCCGCACAGAGTGTAGGTGTTGAGCAGGAGGCTTACAACGAGGGTCTGGCTTACGCTAAGGAGCGTCAGCAGTTCGGTGACAAGATCATCAACTTCCCCGCTGTTTACGATATGCTCAGCCGCATGAAGGCTAAGCTCGATGCTGGTCGTTCACTGCTGTATGAGACAGCCGCTTATGTTGATATCTACAAGTGCCTCGAGGATATCGAACGCGACCGCAAGCTCACTCCAGAGGAGAAGCAGGAGCTGAAGAAGTATCAGCGCTTGGCTGATGCCTTCACCCCACTGGCCAAGGGTATGAACTCAGAGTACGCCAACCAGAACGCTTACGATGCTATCAGCATCCACGGTGGTTCAGGTTTCATCATGGAGTACAAGAGCCAGCGTCTGTTCCGCGACGCACGTATCTTCTCTATCTACGAGGGTACCACTCAGTTGCAGGTTGTAGCTGCTATCCGCTACATCACCAACGGCACTATGCTCAACAACATCAAGGACATGCTGGCAGGTCTCGAGGTTAGCGATAGCCTGAAGAACCTGAAGGCACGCGTAGAGAAGCTCGTTCCTGTTTACGAGGAGGCTCTTAACAATGTTAAGGCCCTTGAGAATCAGGACGCTCAGGACTTCCTCGCTCGTCGTCTGTACGACATGACTGCCGAGCTCGTGATGTCTATCCTCATCCTCCGCGATGCCACCAAGGCTCCTGAGCTCTTCGAGAAGAGTGCCAATGTATACGTTCGCATGGCCGAGGAGGATGTTCTCGGTAAGAGCGCCTACATCAAGGCATTCCAAGTAGAAGACTTGGCTTCATTCAAGGCAAACGACGAAAAGGCTGAGGCATAA
- a CDS encoding electron transfer flavoprotein subunit alpha/FixB family protein, with product MNNVFVYCEIEGTQVQEVSQELLTKGRKLANELKVELHAIVAGTGIKGKVEDQILPYGVDKLFVFDAKDLFPYTSAPHTDILVNLFKEEQPQICLMGATVIGRDLGPRVSSSLTSGLTADCTELEIGPFEDKKNNKTYENLLYQIRPAFGGNIVATIVNPDHRPQMATVRSGVMQKALYDGECRKEVVYPEVSKYVSPEAFVVKVLDHHVEAAKHNLKGAPIVVAGGYGMGCKENFDQLFELAKVLHGEVGGSRAAVDAGWLDHDRQIGQTGVTVHPKVYIACGISGQIQHIAGMQDSGIIISVNSDPDAPINKIADYVIVGTVEEVVPKLIKYYKQNSK from the coding sequence ATGAACAACGTATTTGTATATTGCGAAATTGAAGGTACTCAGGTACAGGAAGTATCTCAGGAGCTGTTGACCAAGGGTCGCAAGCTCGCCAATGAACTGAAGGTTGAGCTCCACGCCATTGTTGCCGGTACAGGTATCAAGGGTAAGGTTGAGGATCAGATTCTGCCTTATGGTGTTGATAAGCTGTTTGTTTTCGACGCTAAGGACCTGTTCCCTTACACCTCAGCTCCCCACACTGATATTCTGGTTAACCTCTTCAAGGAGGAGCAGCCTCAGATCTGCTTGATGGGTGCTACTGTTATCGGTCGCGACCTCGGTCCACGTGTATCGTCATCACTCACCTCTGGTTTGACTGCCGACTGCACAGAGCTGGAGATTGGTCCTTTCGAGGATAAGAAGAACAACAAGACATACGAGAACCTGCTCTATCAGATTCGTCCTGCCTTCGGTGGTAACATCGTAGCTACTATCGTTAACCCCGACCACCGTCCACAAATGGCTACTGTACGCTCTGGCGTGATGCAGAAGGCTCTGTACGATGGCGAGTGCCGCAAGGAGGTTGTTTATCCTGAGGTAAGCAAGTATGTAAGCCCCGAGGCTTTCGTAGTAAAGGTTCTCGATCACCATGTTGAGGCTGCCAAGCACAACCTGAAGGGTGCGCCTATCGTTGTAGCCGGTGGTTACGGTATGGGCTGCAAGGAGAACTTCGACCAGCTGTTCGAGCTCGCTAAGGTGCTGCATGGTGAGGTTGGTGGTTCTCGTGCCGCTGTTGATGCTGGCTGGTTGGATCACGACCGTCAGATTGGTCAGACAGGTGTTACCGTTCATCCAAAGGTGTACATCGCCTGTGGTATCTCTGGACAGATTCAGCACATCGCTGGTATGCAGGATTCTGGTATCATCATCTCTGTAAACAGCGATCCCGATGCTCCTATCAACAAGATTGCCGACTACGTCATCGTTGGTACCGTTGAGGAGGTTGTTCCAAAGTTAATTAAGTACTATAAGCAGAATAGCAAATAA
- a CDS encoding electron transfer flavoprotein subunit beta/FixA family protein, protein MALKIVVLAKQVPDTRNVGKDAMTAEGTVNRAALPAIFNPEDLNALEQALRLKEQNPGSTVGILTMGPPRAGEIIRQGLYRGADTGWLLTDRLFAGADTLATSYALATAIKKIGDVDIVIGGRQAIDGDTAQVGPQVAQKLGLNQVTYAEEVLSVKDGKATIKRVIDGGVETVEAPLPVVITVNGSAAPCRPQNAKLVMKYKRATCPMERPAEGTAYDYLYDERPELTLNQWSVADVDGDVNQCGLNGSPTKVKAIKNIVFQAKESKTLTASDADIEGMIKELLDEKIIG, encoded by the coding sequence ATGGCTTTGAAAATTGTTGTACTGGCCAAGCAAGTGCCAGACACCCGTAACGTGGGTAAGGACGCAATGACTGCCGAAGGCACCGTTAACCGTGCTGCCCTGCCCGCTATCTTCAATCCAGAAGATTTGAATGCCCTGGAGCAGGCCCTTCGTTTGAAGGAGCAGAACCCAGGCTCAACAGTAGGAATCCTCACGATGGGTCCTCCACGTGCAGGTGAGATTATCCGTCAGGGACTTTATCGTGGCGCTGATACGGGTTGGTTGCTGACCGACCGTCTGTTCGCTGGTGCTGACACCCTCGCTACTTCTTATGCTCTGGCTACTGCTATCAAGAAGATTGGCGATGTTGACATCGTAATCGGTGGTCGTCAGGCTATTGATGGTGATACTGCTCAGGTAGGTCCTCAGGTGGCTCAGAAGCTGGGCCTCAACCAGGTGACTTACGCTGAGGAGGTTCTCAGCGTTAAGGATGGTAAGGCTACCATCAAGCGCGTCATCGACGGTGGTGTTGAGACCGTAGAGGCTCCTCTGCCTGTTGTAATCACCGTTAACGGAAGCGCTGCTCCTTGTCGCCCCCAGAATGCTAAGCTGGTGATGAAGTACAAGCGCGCTACCTGTCCAATGGAACGTCCTGCTGAGGGTACTGCCTACGACTATCTGTACGACGAGCGCCCTGAGCTCACACTGAACCAGTGGAGCGTGGCCGACGTGGATGGCGATGTTAACCAGTGCGGTCTGAATGGCTCACCTACCAAGGTTAAGGCCATCAAGAACATCGTGTTCCAGGCTAAGGAGTCGAAGACTTTGACGGCTTCTGATGCTGATATCGAGGGAATGATCAAAGAATTGTTGGACGAGAAGATTATTGGCTAA